In one Sphingomonas sanguinis genomic region, the following are encoded:
- a CDS encoding CCA tRNA nucleotidyltransferase — translation MGGMTTGTAPWADRPELIALAERLEARFVGGAVRDMLLGLAVADIDLATPLSPETVIDRVRDSGFKPVPTGIAHGTITAVLPDGPVEVTTLRRDVSTDGRHAVVAFTDDWREDAARRDFTMNALYADPATGGLFDYFGGLDDLKAGRVRFIGDPLQRIAEDHLRILRFFRFHARFGHAVDEAGLAACAVRANDLMALSRERIAAELLKLLVAARAVPVVALMVEHGIFRAVIPEIETDGVERLARLAEREETAGIAPDAIRRLAALLPRQAAEPVGARLKLSNTDRKRLIAATAGPGDEGPRALAYRVGVPGAVDRLLLAGESVEAIRDWTPPALPLTGGALVERGIGKGPEVARLLRRIETQWIAEDFPDAERVGHIADEAVAQT, via the coding sequence ATGGGCGGCATGACGACCGGAACCGCACCCTGGGCCGATCGCCCCGAGCTGATCGCGTTGGCCGAGCGACTGGAGGCGCGCTTCGTCGGCGGGGCGGTGCGCGACATGCTGCTGGGCTTGGCGGTGGCGGATATCGATCTGGCGACGCCGCTCTCGCCCGAAACCGTCATCGACCGGGTGCGCGACAGCGGGTTCAAGCCGGTGCCGACCGGCATCGCGCATGGCACGATCACCGCCGTCCTGCCCGACGGCCCGGTCGAGGTCACGACGCTACGCCGCGACGTATCGACCGACGGCCGCCATGCCGTGGTCGCCTTCACCGATGACTGGCGCGAGGATGCCGCGCGGCGCGACTTCACGATGAACGCGCTCTATGCCGATCCCGCAACCGGCGGATTGTTCGACTATTTCGGCGGGCTGGACGACTTGAAAGCCGGGCGCGTGCGCTTCATCGGCGACCCGTTGCAGCGGATCGCGGAGGATCATTTGCGCATCCTGCGCTTCTTCCGCTTCCATGCGCGCTTCGGCCATGCCGTCGACGAGGCCGGACTCGCCGCCTGTGCCGTGCGCGCCAACGACCTGATGGCCCTGTCCCGCGAGCGGATCGCGGCGGAGTTGCTGAAACTGCTGGTCGCCGCCCGTGCGGTACCGGTCGTGGCGCTGATGGTCGAGCATGGCATCTTCCGCGCGGTCATTCCCGAAATCGAGACGGACGGCGTGGAGCGGCTGGCCCGTCTCGCCGAGCGCGAAGAGACGGCCGGAATTGCCCCCGACGCGATCCGGCGACTTGCCGCGCTTCTGCCTCGGCAAGCGGCAGAGCCTGTCGGCGCGCGGTTGAAACTGTCCAATACGGACCGCAAGCGCCTGATCGCCGCGACGGCCGGGCCGGGTGACGAAGGGCCACGCGCGCTTGCCTATCGCGTGGGCGTGCCGGGTGCGGTCGACCGTCTGTTGCTGGCAGGCGAGTCGGTCGAGGCGATTCGCGACTGGACGCCGCCTGCCCTGCCGCTGACCGGCGGTGCGCTGGTCGAACGCGGGATCGGCAAGGGACCGGAGGTGGCGCGGCTGCTCCGTCGGATCGAGACTCAGTGGATTGCGGAAGATTTTCCCGACGCCGAGCGGGTCGGGCATATAGCCGACGAGGCGGTCGCTCAGACCTGA
- a CDS encoding CoA pyrophosphatase: MTLAERLAAAMARIPATDLLTGDGVEPHEITAIPTAAAVLVPVTDRADPGVLLTQRTETLRNHAGQIAFPGGRADPGDADLVATALREAEEEIGLPPATVTVVGLADRYRTVTGFEVTPIVGVIPPDLTLTPAEAEVADLFEVPLSFLLNPAHHHRVSAPWRGRTRHFYEILWNDRRIWGATAAMIVNLSRRLQWAA; the protein is encoded by the coding sequence ATGACGCTGGCCGAAAGGCTGGCGGCGGCGATGGCGCGGATACCGGCGACCGACCTGCTGACCGGCGACGGCGTCGAGCCGCACGAGATCACGGCCATTCCGACCGCCGCCGCCGTGCTGGTGCCCGTGACCGACCGGGCCGACCCCGGCGTGCTGCTGACCCAGCGGACGGAGACGCTGCGCAACCATGCCGGGCAGATCGCTTTTCCGGGCGGCCGCGCCGACCCCGGCGACGCCGATCTGGTCGCGACCGCGCTGCGCGAGGCGGAGGAAGAGATCGGGCTGCCCCCCGCCACGGTCACGGTCGTCGGGCTGGCCGACCGCTATCGCACCGTCACCGGGTTCGAGGTGACGCCGATCGTCGGCGTCATCCCGCCCGACCTGACGCTCACCCCCGCCGAGGCGGAAGTGGCGGACCTGTTCGAGGTGCCGTTGTCCTTCCTTCTGAATCCTGCCCATCACCACCGGGTCAGCGCGCCGTGGCGCGGGCGGACCCGCCATTTCTACGAGATATTATGGAACGACCGGCGCATCTGGGGCGCGACTGCGGCGATGATCGTAAACCTGTCGCGGCGGCTGCAATGGGCGGCATGA